One Marinibacterium anthonyi genomic region harbors:
- the degU_3 gene encoding Protease production enhancer protein, with product MPGQSITLRILIADDHHLLRDTLQVFLNGEGNFETITVAGFKEAEALVEEGPAFDLVLLDYTMPGMDGLNGLKKMLAMENARRVALISGTASREIADEALAVGAAGFLPKTLSAKSVVNAVRFMAMGEQYAPLDFMRAEEERPDHPLAERLSRRELQVLECLTQGKSNKEIARELDIREPTVKLHVKKLYRKINATNRTQAAMIAKEAGLF from the coding sequence ATGCCAGGACAGTCGATTACATTGCGGATCCTGATCGCTGACGATCATCACCTGTTGCGCGACACGCTGCAGGTCTTCCTCAACGGGGAAGGCAATTTCGAAACCATAACGGTGGCCGGCTTCAAGGAAGCCGAAGCCCTGGTCGAGGAAGGCCCGGCTTTCGATCTGGTTCTGCTGGACTACACCATGCCGGGAATGGACGGGCTGAACGGTCTGAAGAAGATGCTGGCGATGGAAAACGCCCGCCGGGTCGCGCTGATCTCGGGCACCGCCAGCCGCGAGATCGCGGACGAGGCGCTGGCCGTCGGCGCCGCCGGCTTCCTGCCCAAGACCCTGTCGGCCAAGTCGGTGGTCAACGCGGTGCGCTTCATGGCGATGGGCGAACAATACGCCCCGCTCGATTTCATGCGCGCCGAGGAAGAACGCCCCGACCACCCGCTGGCCGAACGCCTGTCACGGCGCGAACTGCAGGTGCTGGAATGCCTGACGCAGGGCAAGTCCAACAAGGAAATCGCCCGCGAACTGGACATCCGCGAACCCACGGTGAAGCTGCATGTGAAAAAGCTTTACCGCAAGATCAACGCCACCAACCGTACCCAGGCGGCGATGATCGCCAAGGAAGCCGGGCTGTTCTGA
- a CDS encoding Oxidoreductase molybdopterin binding domain protein encodes MKLAYTIAGAAFGLCLAALPALADVLPVPTGEVVLTISGAISNTNVDDTAQFDMDMLKAMDVETFETSTMWTEGVQTFTGVSLHALLEAVGADDVTIHATAINDYAVDIPPGDWKNEGPILAYERNGALMTIRNKGPLWIVYPFDSDARFRAEVIYSRSIWQLDRIIVGD; translated from the coding sequence ATGAAACTTGCATACACCATCGCAGGCGCAGCTTTCGGGCTTTGCCTTGCCGCGCTTCCGGCTCTGGCAGATGTCCTGCCGGTCCCGACCGGTGAAGTGGTGTTGACCATCTCCGGCGCCATCTCGAATACGAATGTGGACGATACCGCCCAGTTCGACATGGACATGCTGAAGGCGATGGATGTCGAAACCTTCGAAACCAGCACCATGTGGACCGAAGGCGTGCAGACCTTTACCGGCGTTTCCCTGCATGCCCTGCTTGAGGCTGTCGGCGCCGACGACGTCACGATCCATGCGACGGCGATCAACGACTATGCCGTCGACATTCCGCCCGGCGACTGGAAGAACGAAGGCCCGATCCTGGCCTACGAGCGCAACGGCGCGTTGATGACGATCCGCAACAAGGGGCCGCTGTGGATCGTCTATCCCTTTGACTCCGATGCACGCTTCCGTGCAGAAGTGATCTATTCACGCAGCATCTGGCAACTTGACCGGATCATCGTCGGCGATTGA
- the trpS2 gene encoding Tryptophan--tRNA ligase 2, translated as MTRFEPSETPPERPVILTGDRTTGPLHIGHYAGSLKNRLAFQDTHDQYLLLADTQALTDNANDPDKVRRNVVEVALDYLAVGIDPGRTTICLQSHLPALAELSMLYLNFVTVARLERNPTIKDEIRARGFGRDIPAGFLCYPAAQAADISAFKATVVPVGADQAPLIEQCNEIVRRINATAGSDVLPEAQAVIPEAGRLPGVDGKAKMSKSGGNAIRLSATPDQIRAAVRAMFTDPGHLRAEDPGKVEGNVVFTYLDAFDDDTAGLEELKAHYRHGGLGDGRIKARLEEILQDLIAPIRARRLEFARDEAHVVSIIRAGTQRARTVTDATRQEVVEALGLFTLDGFVPRPMLATA; from the coding sequence ATGACCCGCTTCGAACCTTCTGAAACACCGCCGGAACGGCCCGTGATCCTGACCGGCGACCGCACCACCGGGCCGCTGCACATCGGTCATTATGCCGGATCGCTGAAGAACCGGCTGGCGTTCCAGGACACCCACGACCAGTACCTGCTGCTGGCCGACACGCAGGCGCTGACCGACAATGCCAACGACCCCGACAAGGTGCGGCGCAACGTGGTCGAGGTGGCGCTGGACTACCTGGCCGTCGGCATCGACCCGGGCCGGACGACGATCTGCCTGCAATCGCACCTGCCGGCTCTGGCGGAACTGTCGATGCTGTACCTGAACTTTGTCACCGTGGCGCGGCTGGAACGCAATCCGACCATCAAGGACGAGATCCGCGCGCGCGGTTTCGGGCGGGACATCCCGGCGGGGTTCCTGTGCTACCCGGCGGCGCAGGCGGCCGATATCAGCGCGTTCAAGGCCACGGTGGTGCCGGTGGGTGCCGACCAGGCGCCATTGATCGAGCAGTGCAACGAGATCGTGCGCCGGATCAACGCGACGGCCGGCAGCGACGTGCTGCCCGAGGCGCAGGCGGTGATCCCCGAGGCGGGGCGGCTGCCGGGGGTGGACGGCAAGGCGAAGATGTCGAAATCGGGGGGCAACGCGATCCGGTTGTCGGCGACGCCGGACCAGATCCGCGCCGCCGTGCGCGCGATGTTCACCGATCCGGGGCACCTGCGGGCCGAGGATCCGGGCAAGGTGGAGGGCAACGTGGTCTTTACCTACCTCGACGCCTTCGATGACGACACGGCCGGGCTTGAGGAGCTGAAGGCGCACTACCGGCACGGCGGTCTGGGCGACGGCAGGATCAAGGCCCGGCTGGAGGAGATCCTGCAGGACCTGATCGCGCCGATCCGGGCGCGGCGGCTGGAATTCGCCCGCGACGAGGCGCACGTGGTGTCGATCATCCGGGCCGGCACCCAGCGGGCGCGCACAGTGACCGATGCGACCAGGCAGGAGGTCGTCGAGGCGCTGGGGCTGTTCACCCTGGACGGGTTCGTGCCGCGCCCGATGCTGGCCACGGCATAG
- the adhB_2 gene encoding G3-ADH subunit II: MVTGGLRAAAMAVAGLIAAQASANAVLDRGEYLVRGIMGCGNCHTPLGPEGPVAGMELAGRLVEKNPMFTAVAPNITPASRIADWSDAELARAIREGIRPDGSVIGPPMPFTFYRRISDTDLAAIVAFLRVMDPVENDAGASEYNIPLPPAYGPPVESVAEVPAGLTVEYGEYLAGPLAHCMECHTPMGPQGPMVDTDLGRGGFEFHGPWGVSVAHNLTSSEDGLAEYADDEIKAMIVDGKRPDGEPMLPPMPYGYLARMTLQDLDAIVLYLRSLPPLSDG, encoded by the coding sequence ATGGTCACGGGGGGACTGAGGGCGGCGGCGATGGCCGTTGCCGGACTGATTGCGGCGCAGGCATCGGCGAATGCCGTGCTGGACCGGGGGGAATACCTGGTGCGCGGGATCATGGGCTGCGGGAACTGCCATACGCCGTTGGGGCCCGAAGGCCCGGTTGCCGGGATGGAGCTGGCCGGGCGGCTGGTCGAGAAGAACCCGATGTTCACGGCCGTCGCCCCCAACATCACGCCCGCCAGCCGGATCGCCGACTGGTCGGATGCCGAACTGGCCCGCGCGATCCGCGAGGGGATCCGGCCCGACGGGTCGGTGATCGGGCCGCCGATGCCGTTCACCTTCTACCGGCGGATTTCCGACACTGACCTGGCCGCCATCGTGGCCTTTCTGCGGGTGATGGACCCGGTCGAAAACGATGCCGGGGCGTCGGAATACAATATCCCGCTGCCCCCGGCCTACGGGCCGCCGGTGGAAAGCGTGGCCGAGGTGCCGGCGGGGCTGACGGTGGAATATGGCGAATACCTGGCCGGCCCGCTGGCGCATTGCATGGAATGCCACACCCCGATGGGGCCGCAGGGGCCGATGGTGGACACCGACCTTGGCCGGGGCGGGTTCGAATTTCACGGGCCCTGGGGCGTGTCGGTCGCGCATAACCTGACCAGCAGCGAGGACGGGCTGGCGGAGTATGCCGATGACGAGATCAAGGCGATGATCGTGGACGGCAAGCGCCCGGACGGCGAGCCGATGCTGCCGCCGATGCCCTACGGGTACCTGGCGCGGATGACGCTGCAGGACCTGGATGCCATCGTCTTGTACCTGCGCAGCCTGCCGCCCCTGTCGGACGGGTGA
- the luxQ_1 gene encoding Autoinducer 2 sensor kinase/phosphatase LuxQ, which translates to MNMIVSDLLDPSDPTMDEDISLNAMPRRAPLRGITGAAAIGLVISVALVGWMAVAVLRQIDALSAANSDNLQWSLSQAEVEFLRFRLAIEQAQQDPAKLPDLRRNFDIFYSRMATIERGVVFRAMRNMPHFVGPRTRVRQFLEETVPIIDSQDDVLIAAIPDLEVRATEVGEDVRAFSLSALVAFAKFSDERRGNVLHLMAWLAVVLVSVFVAMGILAVSHLRLYRLAERRAEQIASASARMHTIVETSPHAIVVTDEFGTIREFNPSAERIFGHSRAEARGRNMIELLIPPRDFDRARTTIFAFIDENRRPDREERHFEIEVQGRDGRLFPAEFAIDRAETDNPMYLAHIRDISRRKSDEEELTKARDQALAGERAKSEFLAVMSHEMRTPLNGLLGTMQLMSDDALSKRQEALLSRMKSSGQMLLGLVNDVLDLAKYEAGKMKADHAAFALERLMKGVVETAMPLAQSYGNSLDWQWVGDPPGYVMGDMRRLRQVLLNLVSNAIKFTRNGIVEIEGEYLNEFEVEFRVIDNGIGIDEDDLDRIFNDFETLDSSYAREAGGTGLGLGISRRLARLMGGEIGAESEPGEGSLFWVRVPLQPIEQPEEANDDSEGGGLKPDHPLDVLLVEDNEINRFIVTEMLAADGHDIVEAENGQDGVHCAAMRRFDVILMDISMPVMDGTEATRQIRSGGQASCDSPIVALTAHALPEERDKFREIGMSACLTKPIDRDLLLRTLAEVMRGEVPLDDDRERSRTVQLLDDRLLSVLLARVPREEVCKLFDRFLDEAESDVMKLAEADPNDPDLAPVAHKCSGSCGTFGAEAMRVALTRIQTGVKLGTPPSREELAALVPLWHKSRAAIFKRLEGIFTEA; encoded by the coding sequence GTGAACATGATTGTGAGCGACCTGTTAGACCCGAGTGATCCGACGATGGACGAGGACATCAGTCTGAATGCCATGCCCCGCCGCGCCCCGCTGCGGGGCATTACCGGTGCGGCAGCTATCGGTCTTGTCATTTCGGTCGCGCTGGTCGGGTGGATGGCGGTCGCCGTGCTGCGCCAGATCGATGCCCTGTCCGCCGCCAATTCCGACAACCTGCAATGGAGCCTGTCGCAGGCCGAGGTCGAATTCCTGCGCTTTCGCCTGGCCATCGAGCAAGCGCAGCAGGATCCCGCCAAGCTGCCCGACCTGCGGCGCAACTTCGACATCTTCTACAGCCGCATGGCCACGATCGAACGCGGCGTGGTGTTCCGGGCGATGCGCAACATGCCCCATTTCGTCGGCCCCCGGACCCGGGTGCGGCAGTTCCTGGAAGAAACCGTTCCCATCATCGACAGCCAGGACGATGTCCTGATCGCCGCCATTCCCGACCTGGAGGTGCGGGCGACCGAGGTGGGCGAGGACGTTCGGGCATTTTCGCTGTCGGCGCTGGTGGCCTTTGCCAAGTTTTCGGACGAACGGCGGGGGAATGTGCTGCACTTGATGGCCTGGCTGGCCGTCGTGCTGGTCTCTGTCTTCGTGGCGATGGGCATCCTGGCGGTATCGCACCTGCGTCTGTACCGGCTGGCGGAACGGCGCGCCGAACAGATCGCCAGCGCCAGCGCGCGCATGCACACCATTGTCGAGACGTCGCCGCATGCCATCGTGGTGACCGACGAATTCGGCACGATCCGTGAATTCAACCCCTCCGCGGAACGCATCTTTGGCCATTCCCGGGCCGAGGCGCGCGGGCGCAACATGATCGAACTGCTGATACCGCCGCGCGATTTCGACCGGGCACGCACCACGATCTTTGCCTTCATCGACGAGAACCGCCGCCCCGACCGCGAGGAACGGCATTTCGAGATCGAGGTGCAGGGCCGTGACGGCCGCCTGTTCCCCGCCGAATTCGCCATCGACCGGGCCGAGACCGACAACCCGATGTACCTGGCCCATATCCGCGACATCTCGCGCCGCAAGAGCGACGAGGAAGAGCTGACCAAGGCGCGCGACCAGGCGCTGGCGGGCGAGCGGGCCAAATCGGAATTCCTGGCGGTGATGAGCCACGAGATGCGCACGCCGCTGAACGGTCTGCTGGGCACCATGCAGCTGATGAGCGACGATGCCCTGAGCAAGCGGCAGGAAGCGCTGTTGTCGCGGATGAAGAGTTCCGGCCAGATGCTGCTGGGGCTGGTGAACGACGTGCTGGACCTGGCCAAGTACGAGGCCGGCAAGATGAAGGCCGACCATGCGGCCTTTGCGCTGGAACGGCTGATGAAGGGCGTCGTGGAAACCGCGATGCCGCTGGCGCAGAGCTATGGCAACAGCCTGGACTGGCAATGGGTCGGCGATCCGCCGGGCTATGTCATGGGCGACATGCGCCGGCTGCGGCAGGTGCTGCTGAACCTGGTCAGCAACGCGATCAAGTTCACCCGCAATGGCATCGTCGAGATCGAAGGCGAATACCTGAACGAATTCGAAGTCGAGTTCCGGGTCATCGACAACGGCATCGGCATCGACGAAGACGACCTGGACCGGATCTTCAACGATTTCGAGACGCTCGATTCCTCCTATGCGCGCGAGGCCGGGGGCACCGGCCTGGGCCTTGGCATCTCGCGCCGGCTGGCGCGGCTGATGGGGGGCGAGATCGGCGCCGAAAGCGAGCCGGGCGAAGGCAGCCTGTTCTGGGTGCGCGTGCCGCTGCAGCCGATCGAGCAGCCGGAGGAAGCCAACGACGATTCCGAGGGCGGCGGGCTGAAGCCGGATCATCCGCTGGACGTGCTGCTGGTCGAGGACAACGAGATCAACCGCTTTATCGTGACCGAGATGCTGGCCGCCGACGGCCATGACATCGTCGAGGCCGAGAACGGGCAGGACGGTGTGCACTGTGCGGCGATGCGGCGGTTCGACGTGATCCTGATGGATATCTCGATGCCGGTCATGGACGGCACCGAGGCAACGCGCCAGATCCGCTCTGGCGGGCAGGCGTCCTGTGATTCCCCCATCGTGGCGCTGACCGCCCATGCGCTGCCCGAAGAACGCGACAAGTTCCGCGAAATCGGCATGTCGGCCTGCCTGACCAAGCCGATCGACCGCGACCTTCTGCTGCGCACCCTGGCCGAAGTCATGCGCGGCGAGGTTCCGCTGGACGACGATCGCGAACGCAGCCGAACGGTGCAGCTGCTGGACGACCGGCTGCTGTCTGTCCTGCTGGCCCGGGTCCCGCGCGAGGAAGTCTGCAAGCTGTTCGACCGCTTCCTGGACGAGGCCGAAAGCGATGTGATGAAGCTGGCCGAGGCCGATCCCAACGATCCCGACCTGGCGCCGGTGGCGCACAAGTGCTCGGGCTCCTGCGGGACCTTCGGGGCCGAGGCGATGCGCGTGGCCCTGACCCGGATCCAGACCGGGGTCAAGCTGGGCACGCCGCCGTCCCGGGAAGAACTGGCCGCCCTGGTGCCGCTCTGGCACAAGAGCCGCGCGGCGATCTTCAAGCGGCTCGAAGGCATCTTCACGGAAGCCTGA